The genome window TCGCCGCGATGGTGCGCTCGTCGGACCACTGGATCACGAACGCCGCGAAAGGCGCTGAAACGGACGTCTTCGAGGTCGACGACGAGGCACGAGAACTCGTCGAGAACGCGAGCGACGCCGTCGGCGGCGGCCTGCTCGGGATCGATCTCATGGAAACTGAAGACGGCTATACGGTCCACGAAGTCAACCACACCGTCGAGTTCAAGGCGCTGGACGGTGCCGTCGAGACCGACGTCGCCGGTGCCGTCGTCGACTGGCTCGAGGCGAAAGTTGTGGCTGGCGACGACCAGGTGGAGGTGTCCGCCTGATGGCCGTCGACACCGACACCGACGTCGGCGAGGGCGGCGAGACCGTCACGGCAACCGTCGTCGGGGGCTCCGGCTTTACCGGCGGCGAACTGCTTCGCCTGCTCGCAGGCCACCCGAACGTCGAGCTCGCCGAGGTGACGAGCCGCTCGAAAGCGGGAAAGAGCGTCGGCTCTGTCCATCCGCCACTGCGCGGAGCGGACCTGCGCTTTACCGAACCAGATGACCTCGAGTCCGTCGACGTGCTGTTCGCCGCGACGCCCCACGGCGTCTCGATGAGCCAGATCGACGACTTCTTCGACGTTGCCGAGACGGTCGTCGACCTCTCGGCGGACTTCCGCCTCGAGACCGAAGAGCAGTACGACGAGTGGTACGACGGCCACGACGCGCCCGAGTACCTCGAGAAGGCGGAGTATGCCCTTCCGGAGATCAATCGGGAGAATCTCGCGGGCGCCGAGTTGATCGCCGGCGGTGGCTGTAACGCCACGGCCACGATTATGGGCCTCTACCCGCTCGTCGAGGCCGGCATTATCGACGGGGAGCAACAGATCGTCGTCGACGTCAAAGTCGGCTCCTCGGAAGGGGGAGCTGGCGGCGGCGAGGCCTCGAGTCACCCCGAGCGTTCGGGCGTCGTCCGTCCGTACGCACCGACGGGCCACCGACACGAAGCCGAGATCGAGCAGTTCCTCGGCACCTCGGTCGCGTTCACGTGCCACGCTGTCGACATGATCCGTGGTGCGAGCGCGACGAGCCACGTCTTCCCCTCGGGACCCGTCTCGAAGGGCGACCTCTGGAAGGCCTACCGCGGCTGTTATGAGGACGAGCCGTTCGTCCGGATGGCAGCCGGCGGCTCCGGCGTGTATCGGTATCCGGAACCGAAGGCCGTCGCCGGGACGAACTACGCCGAAGTCGGCTTCGAACTCGATCCGTCGAACAAGCGCGTCGTCGTCTTCTCGGCGATCGACAACATGATGAAGGGGTCGGCCGGCCAGGCCGTCCACGCCGCCAACATCGCCCTCGGCTTCGAGGAAACCGCCGGACTCGAGTTTGCGGGACTGCATCCCGTGGGGGCACCCTGAAATGACAGTCGTCGTCAAAATCGGCGGCGCACGCGCCGTCGATCCCGAAGGTGCGCTCGCGGACGTCTCGAACCTCGTCGAGGAAGGCGAAGACGTCGTCCTCACCCACGGTGGCTCGACGGCCGTCGACGAGACGCTCGAGGACCTCGGCCAGGAACCAACCTACGTCGAGACACCCGGCGGCGTCGTCGGGCGCTTTACCGACGAGGACACCATGGACGTCTTCAAGATGGTGATGCCCGGCACGCTCAACACCGACCTTGTCGAGAGCCTACAGAACGAGGGCGTGAACGCGGTCGGGCTCTCGGGGCTCGACGGCAAGTTGCTCGAGGGCAAACGCAAGTCGGCCGTTCGCGTCAAAGAAGACGGCAAGAAGAAGATCAAACGCGGCGACCACTCCGGGAAGATCGAGTCGGTCAACGCGGAGTTGCTCGAGACGCTGCTGTCGGGCGGCTACACGCCCGTCGCCTCCGTCCCCATGCTGGGCGCGGAAAAAGACGGCGGGTACACCGCCGTGAACGCCGACGCCGACCGCGCCGCCGCGGCCATCGCGGGCGCACTCCGTGCCGACCTCGTTCTCCTCACCGACGTCTCGGGCATCTACGAAGACCCCGACGACGAGTCGACGAGGATCGATTCGGCGTCGACCCCCGAGGCCTTCGAGTCGGTCAAGCAAGCCGCTGAAGGGTTCATGACCAAGAAGGTCATGGCCGCCGAGGAAGCGCTGGACGGTGGTGCCGCGTCGGTCGTCGTCGCGACGGCCAACGCCGACGAGCCCATCTCGGGTGCACTGAGTGGCGAGGGCACGACGCTCGAGCCCGGCGTGCTCGCCGACGGCGAGGAGGTGGAACAGTGAGCGACCACGACTTCATCTCCGGCAGCAAGCCCATCCCGCTCGAGCGCGGCGAGGGGCCGTCTCTCTATGCCAAAGACGGCACCGAGTATCTCGACGCCGGCGCGAGCTACGCATGTACGCCGCTGGGTCACAGCCATCCGGCTGTCGTCGAGGCGGTCCAAGAGCAGGTCGGCGAACTCACGTTCGTCGACTCCTCGTTCCCGGTCGAATCCCGCGAGAACGCCTACGCGGCGCTCGTCGCCTCGGCACCAGCTGGCCTCGAGTCGGCCTGGTTCTGTAACTCCGGCACCGAGGCCAACGAGGCCGCACTGAAGTTCGCCCGCTCGGCGACCGGTAACTCGAAGATCATCGCCGCGACTCGCTCGTTCCACGGTCGAACAATGGGGTCGCTCGCAGCCACCTGGAAGGACGCGTACAAGAAGCCGTTCGAGCCGCTGGCCGGGGACGTGGAGTTCGTCCCGTACGGCGACAGCGAGGAACTCGCCGAGGCCGTCGACGACGAAACTGCGGCCGTGATCCTGGAACCGATCCAGGGCGAAGGTGGGATCAACGTCCCACCGGCGGGCTACCTCGAGACGGCCCGAGAACGCACCGAGGAGGCTGGCGCGGCGCTCGTCTTCGATGAGGTCCAGACCGGCATGGGCCGGACGGGCGAGATGTGGGCCTGCCAGAACGCAGGTGTCACGCCAGACATCCTCACGACGGCGAAAGGCCTCGGCAACGGCCTACCCGTCGGCGGCGTCGTCGTCCGCGACTGGATCGCCGACGGCGCGGCCTCGCACAACGCCACGTTCAGCGGTGGCCCCGTCGTCACCGCAGCGGTCCACGCCACCATCTCGACACTGCTCGAGGAGGAGTGGCCCGCCCACGCCGCCGAGCTGGGCGAGTACCTCACGAGCGAACTCGAGGCGGCACTGGGCGAGGAGGTCCGTGAGGTCCGCGGCGAGGGCCTGCTCGTCGGCATCGAGTTGAAACGCGGTTCGAACCGCGTCGCTCGCGATCTGGCGCTCGAACACCAGATCCTGGCGCTGCCGGCGGGACGGACCGTTCTCCGGCTGCTCCCGCCGCTCGTGATCGACGAGGCGGAAGCCGACTCGATCGTCGCTGCACTGGCCGAGATCGTCGCCCCCGAAGCACAGGCCGAATCATGAGCGCGTCGATGGACGACACCACGGCCGTCTCGCTCGAGGACGCCCGCACCCTGTTGGTCGATCTGGTCTCGATCCCCTCGCCGTCAGGCGAGGAACGCGAAGCAGCCAAACGGCTCGTCGACTTCTTCGAAGCCCACGACCGCGAGGTCTGGATCGACGCCGTCGGCAACGTGCGTGCACCCGCGGACGACTCCGTCCTGTTGACCTCACACATCGACACCGTTCCGGGTGACATCCCGGTCGAGGTCGAAGCGACCGGCGACGACGAGATCCTCTGGGGTCGCGGCAGCGTCGACGCGACGGGTCCACTGGCGGCGATGGCCGCCGCAGCCGTCCGAACGGGCGTCTCGTTCGTCGGCGTCGTCGGCGAGGAAGTCGACTCGAGCGGGTCGCGCTATCTCATCGACGACCGTGAGACGGCCCCGGAAGCCGTCGTCAACGGCGAGCCATCCGGTGCTAACGGCATCACACTCGGTTATCGTGGCCTGCTCGCCGGTACCTACGTCGCGACCAGCGAGTCTGGGCACACCTCCCGACCGGATCCGAACGCGATCCAACACGCCGTCAGCTGGTGGTCGGCCGTCGAAGACCGGTTCGAAGGTGGCGAGTACGAACCCATCTTCGAGCAGGTGACGACCAAGCCCGTCGACATCCAAGGCGGTATCAGCGAGGATGGGCTCTCCGTCGAGGCGACGATGGACGTCCAGTTACGCGTCCCGCCCGCCCTCGACGTCGAAACGGTTCGCGAAGCCGCAGAGGCCGAACTCGAGGTCGGAACCGTTACCTGGAAGGACAAGGTTCCGCCGGTGATGATGAGTCCGCGTACGGAGGTCGCCCGGGCGTTTCGGGTCGCCATCCGCAACGAGGGCGAAGAGCCGCGACTGCTCAGAAAGACCGGCACCAGCGACATGAACGTCTACGCCAGCGCCTGGGACTGTCCGATGGCCACCTACGGCCCCGGCAACTCTGACCTCGATCACGCACCCGACGAGCGACTCTCGCTCGCCGAGTTCGACCGATCGGTCGCGATTCTCGAACGGGTCGCGACCACACTCAGTGAAGGTGACGACGAATGACCGACGAACCACGACACTTCCTCGAGATCGACGACGTCTCGACCGACGAACTCGGTGCGATCCTCGATCGTGCCGACGAGTACAAACGCGCCCAGCACAACGGTGAGGCCCACGAAGACCTCGACGGGCAGACGCTGGGGATGATCTTCCAGAAGCCGAGCACCCGGACCCGCGTCTCCTTCGAGACGGGGATGACACAACTCGGCGGCCACGCCGTCTTCCTCGGCGAGGACGACATCCAGCTTGGCCGGGGCGAACCGCTAAAAGACACCTCCCGTACCCTCTCGCGGTACGTCGACGCCGTGATGGCCCGCGTGTTCAAACACGAGAACGCGGAGGTGCTCGCCGAGTACGCCACCGTCCCCGTGGTCAACGGCCTGACAGACGACGCCCACCCCTGCCAGACGCTCGCGGACTTACAGACGATCCGCGAACTCGAGGGTGGGTTCGACGGCGTTTCGGCGGCCTGGGTCGGCGACGGCAACAACGTCGCCCAGTCGTTTGCCGTGGGGTGTGCACTGACCGACATCGACCTCACCGTCGCGACGCCAGAAGGCTACGGGATCGACGACGCGGTCGTCGAACGCGCCCGCGAACTGGGCGGGAACCTGGCGGTGACGAACGATCCCGTCGAAGCGGCCACGGACGCTGACGTTATCTACACTGACGTCTGGATCAGCATGGGTCAGGAGGACGAACGCGACGTTCGTATGCAGGCGTTCGAGGGCTTTCAGGTCAACTCGGAGCTGCTCTCTTATGCCCCCGACGCGTCGGTGATGCACTGTCTCCCCGCACACCGCGGCGAGGAGGTCACCGACGCAGTCGTCGAGAGCGACCAGTCGGTCGTCTTCGACCAGGCAGAGAATCGACTTCACGCCCAAAAGGCGCTGTTGAGTTGGCTGCTCGAGTAGTACGACCGCGAACTGAGTGAGCGGCTTTTTGTTCTCTCGCTGAACGACGTGACGCGACGGCCAGCGAGAGCGTTGCTCTCGCGAGACGGATTTTTGCGTGAGGGTGAGCAAAGCGAACCCGAGCGGAAAACGGTGGCAACGAAGGTGCTGGTGAGTTGGCTGCTCGAGATCCGTTCGAGTGGTCAATCGACGCTTTTTGCTGGTCAAGTACTGGTTTGTGGTTCCCAGGGAGTTGTTATCTAGCTGAACTGTCTCGAGGGCTTATCCCGCTGTCAGAGGGCGAGACGAGTACATGGCATTCAGAGTAGTACTCGCGGTCGTCATCATGCTCATCGGCCCCGCAGCGTTGTTCACACTCATCTTGCTGTGAGTAGTCGAGGAAGTCGGCTCGAGAGGTGGAAGAATATGACCCATCAGAGGCCGTAGACGACGTAACCAGACGGATACCGAGATCGATGCCGCACACTGGTCGGCGGCTGGCTGTCTCCGGCACGTGTCCCCGAACCGGTCGATGCGGGACCGGCCCGCGCGTTCGGTACCGAACGCGGAGGGAACGGCAAATCCGCGCACTTTTCCCCCTCGCCTCCGTCTCGAGCGACAATGAGTCTCAGTCTCTCCGCCGACCGACCGTCGGTGCCCGACGAGGCAGACAACGGCGTCTGGCTCGAGTGTATCGAGTGCGGTGAAACCTACGCGCCGTTCGAGGCCGTTCGGTACACCTGTGACGAATGCGACGGCCTGCTCGAGGTTCGGTACGCCGACCTCCCGACGTTCGACGAGTTCGAGGGCCACGGCGTCTGGCGCTACGCTCCAGCCTTGCCGCTCGAGGAGGGCGTGACGATCCAGGAGGGTGCGACGCCGCTGTATGAGGTCCCTCGACTCGAAGAAAGCGTTGGCGTCGAGGCGCTGCGCATCAAACACGAGGGGATGAACCCCACCGGCTCGTTCAAAGACCGCGGGATGACTGTCGGCACGGCCGTCGCGAAGGAACTCGGCGTCGGCCGACTCGCCTGTGCGTCGACCGGCAACACGAGCGCCGCACTGGCGGCCTACGGCACCCGTGGCGGAATGGAAACGCTCGTCCTTCTGCCCGCAGGGAAAGTCGCCGCCGGCAAGGTGGCCCAGGCCAGCCTCCACGGCGCGCGCATTCTCGAGGTCGACGGCAACTTCGACGCCTGTCTCGACATCGTCCAGGACCTCGCCAGCCGCGGTGAGGTCTACCTGCTGAACTCGCTGAACCCCTTCCGACTCGAGGGCCAGAAGACGATCGGTCTCGAGATCCTCGAAGCGTTCCAGGCCGACTACGATGCGTTCCCCGACCGGATCGTCCTGCCGGTGGGCAACGCGGGCAACACCTCGGCGCTGTACAAGGCGTTCCGCGAGCTCGTTCAGGCGGGTGCACTCGAGCCCGAAGAGGTTCCGAAGCTAACCGGCGTCCAGGCCGAGGGGGCCGCGCCGATGGTCGAGGCCATCGAAAACGACGCCGACGAGGTTCGTCGGTGGGACGACGTCGAGACGCGGGCGACGGCGATCCGGATCGGCAATCCGGTCAACGCGCCGAAGGCCCTACCCGGCATCCGCGAGACCGGTGGCACGGCGATCTCGGTCTCAGACGAGGAAATCACCGACGCCCAGCGCGACCTCGCCCGCGAGGGGATCGGCGTCGAACCCGCCTCCGCGGCCTCCGTCGCTGGCCTACGAAAACTCCGCGCCGAGGGGATCGTCGACGACGACGAGCGGGTCGCCTGCCTGACGACGGGCCACCTGCTCAAAGACCCCGACGCAGCCGCAGCCGCTGGCGGCGATCCGGAGCCGGTGCCGGCCGACACCGACGGCGTGCTGGCCCATCTCGAGGAGTAGCCCACGGACGCACGACCTGCGTCAGACGGTCTGACGCGTGACTGACTGAGCTTTTTCACGGCGGGAATAAGACGGACTAACAGACCCATGGCCGCCGAGCAACGATCCGCCACGCGAACGCGTGGAGACGCCGACGCACCGGCACCCGCTCCGGATATCGACCTCGAGTTTCGCTCTCCGCTCGAGTCGGCGCTGTTGCGCACCGACGACCCAGACGAGGTGCCAACGGAGCTGGTGCTGTCACACCGAATCGAACGAACGAAGCTGCAGTCACAGATCGCCGCCCTCGAGCGAGAACTCCAGGCCAGCGAGCACCGGCGAACGCAGATCATCACGCAGTACGAACGACTACTCGAAGAACGGACGACTGAGCAAGAGCGAACTCGAGACGAGTGTTCGAAATCCGGGTTGCTGGGGCGGCTGTTCGACGGTCGCTAGCCGCAGCCGTCAGTCCGAACAGCCGACTTCGGCCGACGTATCCGCGTCGACCTCGATGGATCCGTCAGCCGGCGTCGACGAAACCTCACGGACGAACTCGAGGAAGTTCTCGAAGACGAGTTTCGCCTCGCAGGCTGCACGGTAGTTTTCCGCGGTGATCTCGGCGAGGACCGACTCGAGTCGCTCGTCGGAGAGGTTCTTGCGGTGGACGAGCGAGCGAGCGGTTTTCGGGTCGTATTCGGGGTGAAACTGGACACCGAAGACTCGGTCACGGCGAAAGCCGTGGTTCGAATACTCGTTTTTCGCGAGCGGCGTCGCCCCCGGCGGCAGTTCGGAGACCTCGTCCGAGTGGCTCGTAAAGGCCGTGAACGTCTCGTCGATGCCGTCGAACAGCCGTGAATCAGTCGTGCGCTCGATTTCGCTGTAGCCGACCTCGTAGGCACCCATGTCCTCGACGGTGCCGCCGAGGACGTCCGCTAACAGCTGGTGACCCCAACAGACCCCGAGACACGGAATGTCGCGGTCGACCGCGCCGGCGACCCACGATTTGGTCGCGTCGATCCAGTCGTCGTCCCAGTAGACAGACGACCGAGAACCGGTGATCACGACGGCGTCGAATCCGTAGTCGTCGGGCACCGTCCCGGTCGTCACGTCGTACTCCGACAGCGAAGCGTCGAGCTCGCGCCGGAAGTTTCGCGTCGTATTCTCGTCCTGGTGGGCGGCGTTCAGGACGGCAATTCGAAGCTGGCTCATCGGCCGCTAGTGGAGACTCCGCACGGATAGCCTTTCTGTACAACGCCGACGTTGCCGCGATCGTAGACGGAGCCTACTGGTGACGTCACGACCGATTCACGCGGTCCGCTCTCGAGGACGAAACACTCTGAGAAAGTGATAGACGCCGTGGGACACGTCGCCATCGACGGGGGCTACGTAGCGGTTCGCGAGAGCCGAGCGGCGGCGTGTCAGTCTTCGAGGTATGTCCGTGCCGCAGCCGCCAGCAGTTCACCCGCCGCAAGCACCGCCTCCCACTCGATCGACTCGTCCGGGAAGTGAGCCTGCTGGATCTCGCCCGGTCCGAACAGCACCGTCGGAATTCCGGCGTGAACGTAGTGGCGACTATCCGCGCCGTAGGTCGCCCCCCGCGGTGCGGTGTCGGACAGTCCCGCAGCCGTCATCGCGGACTGTACGGCCTTGACCACGGGCTCGTCGGGGTCGATCTCGGCCGGTTCGAACTGGATCGAAAAGCGCTCGAACGCCGGTGGGTTCGCCCCGAGGAAGGGGTCCGCCGCAACGACGGACGCCAGCCGCTCATCGAACTCCCGTTCGACCTCGTCGACGGTTTCACCGGGCGCGACGCCAATTCTGACCTCCGCTGTGAGTTCGTCGGGTACCGACGACGCCCAGCGACCCGCCTCGAGGCGACCGAAACAGACCGGCCACGGGATCGGAAACGCCTTGTACAGCGGGTGTTCGACGCGCTCACCGCGCTCCGACTCGAGGTCCGAAAAGGCCTGTCGGATGCGCTCGAAGTGGGGGAGAACGGACTCGCCGTGCCAGCGCGTCGCCGCGTGTGCCGACCGGCCCTCGATGCGGAGACGCTTCATGAGGCTCCCCTCCGTGGCGATCACCGGCCGGCAGTCCGTCGGCTCGGCGACGATCGCCGCGTCCCGCTCGAAGGGGTACGGGTTCTCGAGTGCGGCGGCCGCGGCACCGATGCCGCCTTCCTCCTCGCCGACGACGCTCTCGACGACGAGTCGGCCGTCGAAGTGGGGATCGGAGGCCGCGAGGTGGCGAGCAGCGAAGATCGCCGCCGCCAGCCCGGATTTCATGTCCGTCGCCCCACGGGCCGTAAGCGTCCCGTCCCGCCAGCGCGGCTCGAACGGCTCCCCAGTCCAGCCGCTGTCGGCTGGTACCACGTCCACGTGGCCGTTCAACACGAGCGTTCGGCCAGCATCGGGATCGCCGAACTCGAGGACGCCCGCGACGCTCGGCCGATTCGCCGTCTCGATCGCAGACGGATCGTCGGGAAACGACGGGTGATCGGCCAGCCGCTCGGGGTTGGCCTCCCAGGTGTACGTCTCGAAGCCGGCCTGCTCGAGGAACTCGCGAAGCCACTTCTGGGCTGGGGCCTCGTCTCCAGGGGTGGTCTCGAATCGACAGAGGTCGTCGACGAACGACCGCAACTGCTCGTCCCACGCGGTCGCAAAGGTCATACGTCAGCGATCCCCGAGAGAGGCAAAATAGCTTCGGAATCGCTGTCGCTCGCCCGTTTTGTAAGAGTAGGGACGAGAGGATAGACGACGGCCTCGACGTCGGCTCGGTCGATCCGGTGGACTGGATTCCAGGCATCTCCCCGAACCAGCCAGGAGGAAAAACAGCGTACAGCAGTCGGCCTCAGTTCCGGCCGAGTTTGCGGTCGATCCAGGGTTTGGCGAATGGACCGACGAGCAGCCAGAAGATCACCAGCGACAGGATCGGCGAGAGCCAGCGACCGTACTCGAACGGATTGATGAAGATCATGTACGAACCGTCCGAAAGCTGCAGGGCGGTCCGGAGGTTGTCCTCGGCGATGTCTCCGAGGACGACCCCGAGAACGAACGCGATCACCGAGTAGTTGTACCGAACCATGTAGAAGCCGATCACGCCGAAGATGATGATCGTCAGGATGTCGATCGGGTTGATCCGGAGGGCGTAGGTCCCAAGGAACGAGAGAACGACGACCATGGGGATGATGTAGTTCGTGTCGATCTTCGTCAGGTAGCCCAGGCGAGTGACCGCACCCAGTCCAACGACCAGGATGACGACGTTACCGATGAGCAGTGCCAGCAACATCGTGTATGTCAACAGCAACTCACCGTCGGCCTGAAACATCTGCGTGCCAGGCGTGACGCCGTGCATCAACAGGCCGCCGATGAGAACGGCCGTCGACGAACTCCCCGGAATACCGAAGGAGATCGCCGGCACGAGCGAGCCAGCGACGGTCCCGTTGTTCGATGACTCCGAGGCGACGACGCCGACCTCGTTGCCCGATCCGAACGTTTCGGGCTCACTCGACGATCTGACGGCTTCGGAGTAGGCAACGAAGTTCGAGACCGTCGCGCCTGCACCCGGAATCGCCCCGACGATCATACCGATCATTCCCGATTTGAACACCGTCACGGGCCGGCTGAACGTCGACTTGATCCCCTCTCTGATGCCGCTGGCGTCGATGGTGACTTCACCCTCGGCGATTCCACCTTTCTGCCCGGCGAGTTTCATCATCTCGGCGATCGCGAACAGTCCGATGAGCACGGCGACGAAGTCGATTCCGTCGAACAGCAGCAGGTGATCGGAGTATCGCCGGTCGGTGGCCACCGGCTGTGCCGACCCGATCGTCGTGACGAGCAAGCCAGCGAATCCAGCCAACAGCCCCTTCGCGAACGATCCCCGCGTGATCACCGTGATCATACAGAGCCCGAGCAGGGCGACCAAGAACCGCTCGGGCGTCCCAACCGCAAGCACCATCTGCGCGAGCAGCGGCGAGAACAGGATCAGCGCCGTGATCGTGAACAGGCCAGCAAACGCCGAGGCAGTCGCCGAGATCGACAGCGCCGTTCCCGCCCGACCCTGCTTCGACATCGGATAGCCGTCGAACATCGTCGCTGCCGACGACGACACCCCCGGTGTATTGATCAGGATCGCGGCGATAGATCCGCCGTACATCGAGCCGCTGTACACCCCGACGAGCAGGATAATCGCCGGTGCTGCATCGAGTGGCAGCGTCAGCGGCAGGATGATCGCCATCCCGAGTGGCGGGCCAAGTCCGGGCAACCCGCCGACGACGATCCCGAGAAGGACGCCTGCCAGCAGCCAGATCAGGATCTCGAGATCGAGCAGCGCAAGCGAGGCGTCGACGAACGTCTCGAAGCTCATACCAACATCACCAGCCACTCACCGACTGCAGCCGGAAGGGTAGACAGCCCGAGCAGGTCGTCCGGCGGCGTCGGCTCCCAGCCGGTGAGCCAGCCCTCAGCGATGTCGCTGCTGATGACTTCGTAGAACAGGTACGCCGTCACGAACGCGATCACGACGAGTCCCGCCGCTTTGAGCAGGTCCATCCGAACCCAGAGCGCCCAGAGGGTGACGAAGATCGGCGTCGCATACAGCATTCCGATCGTGAACGTGAGGATCATATACAGCACACAGAGCACACCGGTCACCGCCGGCCCCAGCGGGTCGTCGATGTCGTACGTATACATCGCGGCCGACTCGGTTTCCTCGTCGACCTTCGCTCCTTTCTCCCGTGCGTCGTCCATCCCGTCGTCGCCGAGGATCTGCTTCGGTTCGGCGACGAACGATTTCGTCGCCTCGCCGACTCGTTCGCGCATGCCAACGGCAGCGACGAGTAACGCAACACCGACGACGACCCGGTACTGGATCGCACCAGTCTCGAGGTACGTCGTTACGGCACCGTAGGACAGGTAAAGCCCGAGGGCACCTGCCAGCAGCGGCGCAACGACGGTGAGGTAGTTTCGTGCCAGGATGAGAAACGCCAGCAGCGCCGTCCCACCGGCCATTACCCGTGGGAACTCGGCCGCGACTGGCGAGAACTCGCGTGCACCCCAGAACATGTAGACGCCGACAACCAGGAACAACAGCAACAGAACGTGTTCCATCGTCGGTCGTTCCCGTAACACGGTTTGGCCCGCGTCCAAAACCCGTTGTGCAACGGCCCCGATACGTCCCTGAAAATCGTCTACTGCAGATCGTCCATTCCCCATTGTCAATCACGTCTCAAGATAGTCTGTGTCGTCTTCGTCCATCCCGATACAGTCCCCTTCACAGAACCGAATCCTCGCGGTGGCCTCCAGACAGCGCTCGCTCGAGCGAACGGCGTCGGACACGCTCGAGCGGATTCGACGTATGCACGTTTCACGTGGAATCGAAATATGGTGTGGCCAGTCGACTACGACTCTTCTTCGGCCAACTCGTTGAACGCGTCGAACCCGCCGATGGCGTCTTCGACCTGCTGTTCTTGCTCCTCGACGATGCCCGTCCAGGCCTCCTCGGCTGCATCCATGTCGCCGTACTCGAGGATGTTGCCCGTGTCTTCGGCCCACTCCTGGGCGCTATCGCTGTTGACGCCGACTTCGACCGCCTCTGAGATGATCTGCCGTTCTTCTTCCGGCGTGCCAGCCGGGGCGAGTTGGGTCTGGGTGAACTCTACGAGCCACGCCATACTGTCGCCGTAGTTCGTGATCATATCGAGGTCCTCCCCCATCTCCGTCGCGTCGACCTCGATGTCCATCAGGTTCACGACGGTGTAGGCCTCGCCGCTCTCTTCGGCACCGATCGCGGAGGTGTTCGTCGCGAACCCGGCAGCGACCTCGCCGGACTGGACCGCCTCGCTGGTCGGTCCGCCACCGTCGTACGGGACGGAGTTGTCGTACTCGAGGCCGTAGTCGTCTCGTAAGAGAAGCGTCGCGAGGTGGCTGTCGCTTCCTGCACCCTGGTACCCGAAGCCGGAGATGTCCCCGTCCGCGTACGCGTCGCGAAGCGCACCGTAGTCTTCGATACCGTACTCCTCGCCGAGGTCGCGGTTGACGATGAGCGTGTAGCCGAACGTGCCAGCGTAGCTAATCGGCTCGAAGTCCTCCTCGATGTGGAAACTATCCTCGAGCCCCTCGGCCGCCCAGGTGAAGTGTGCGCCGGCCGAGTTGACCGTTCCGAACGTATAGCCGTCGGGGTCTTGGGTCGACAGCCACTCGGTCCCGACCATACTGCCAGCGCCCGGACGGTTGTCCACGTCGACTGATTGGTCGAGCGGCCCTTCCATCCCCGGAAGAATCTGTCGAGCGTACGTGTCGGTCCCACCGCCTTCCGACCACGGAATCATCCACGTCAGCGAGTCAGTCGGGAACCCGTCTCCGTTTCCGCTACCGTTGTCATCGTCGTCA of Natrarchaeobaculum sulfurireducens contains these proteins:
- the argC gene encoding N-acetyl-gamma-glutamyl-phosphate reductase, which encodes MAVDTDTDVGEGGETVTATVVGGSGFTGGELLRLLAGHPNVELAEVTSRSKAGKSVGSVHPPLRGADLRFTEPDDLESVDVLFAATPHGVSMSQIDDFFDVAETVVDLSADFRLETEEQYDEWYDGHDAPEYLEKAEYALPEINRENLAGAELIAGGGCNATATIMGLYPLVEAGIIDGEQQIVVDVKVGSSEGGAGGGEASSHPERSGVVRPYAPTGHRHEAEIEQFLGTSVAFTCHAVDMIRGASATSHVFPSGPVSKGDLWKAYRGCYEDEPFVRMAAGGSGVYRYPEPKAVAGTNYAEVGFELDPSNKRVVVFSAIDNMMKGSAGQAVHAANIALGFEETAGLEFAGLHPVGAP
- a CDS encoding acetylglutamate/acetylaminoadipate kinase, translating into MTVVVKIGGARAVDPEGALADVSNLVEEGEDVVLTHGGSTAVDETLEDLGQEPTYVETPGGVVGRFTDEDTMDVFKMVMPGTLNTDLVESLQNEGVNAVGLSGLDGKLLEGKRKSAVRVKEDGKKKIKRGDHSGKIESVNAELLETLLSGGYTPVASVPMLGAEKDGGYTAVNADADRAAAAIAGALRADLVLLTDVSGIYEDPDDESTRIDSASTPEAFESVKQAAEGFMTKKVMAAEEALDGGAASVVVATANADEPISGALSGEGTTLEPGVLADGEEVEQ
- a CDS encoding aspartate aminotransferase family protein, coding for MSDHDFISGSKPIPLERGEGPSLYAKDGTEYLDAGASYACTPLGHSHPAVVEAVQEQVGELTFVDSSFPVESRENAYAALVASAPAGLESAWFCNSGTEANEAALKFARSATGNSKIIAATRSFHGRTMGSLAATWKDAYKKPFEPLAGDVEFVPYGDSEELAEAVDDETAAVILEPIQGEGGINVPPAGYLETARERTEEAGAALVFDEVQTGMGRTGEMWACQNAGVTPDILTTAKGLGNGLPVGGVVVRDWIADGAASHNATFSGGPVVTAAVHATISTLLEEEWPAHAAELGEYLTSELEAALGEEVREVRGEGLLVGIELKRGSNRVARDLALEHQILALPAGRTVLRLLPPLVIDEAEADSIVAALAEIVAPEAQAES
- a CDS encoding [LysW]-lysine hydrolase, translating into MSASMDDTTAVSLEDARTLLVDLVSIPSPSGEEREAAKRLVDFFEAHDREVWIDAVGNVRAPADDSVLLTSHIDTVPGDIPVEVEATGDDEILWGRGSVDATGPLAAMAAAAVRTGVSFVGVVGEEVDSSGSRYLIDDRETAPEAVVNGEPSGANGITLGYRGLLAGTYVATSESGHTSRPDPNAIQHAVSWWSAVEDRFEGGEYEPIFEQVTTKPVDIQGGISEDGLSVEATMDVQLRVPPALDVETVREAAEAELEVGTVTWKDKVPPVMMSPRTEVARAFRVAIRNEGEEPRLLRKTGTSDMNVYASAWDCPMATYGPGNSDLDHAPDERLSLAEFDRSVAILERVATTLSEGDDE
- the argF gene encoding ornithine carbamoyltransferase; translated protein: MTDEPRHFLEIDDVSTDELGAILDRADEYKRAQHNGEAHEDLDGQTLGMIFQKPSTRTRVSFETGMTQLGGHAVFLGEDDIQLGRGEPLKDTSRTLSRYVDAVMARVFKHENAEVLAEYATVPVVNGLTDDAHPCQTLADLQTIRELEGGFDGVSAAWVGDGNNVAQSFAVGCALTDIDLTVATPEGYGIDDAVVERARELGGNLAVTNDPVEAATDADVIYTDVWISMGQEDERDVRMQAFEGFQVNSELLSYAPDASVMHCLPAHRGEEVTDAVVESDQSVVFDQAENRLHAQKALLSWLLE
- the thrC gene encoding threonine synthase → MSLSLSADRPSVPDEADNGVWLECIECGETYAPFEAVRYTCDECDGLLEVRYADLPTFDEFEGHGVWRYAPALPLEEGVTIQEGATPLYEVPRLEESVGVEALRIKHEGMNPTGSFKDRGMTVGTAVAKELGVGRLACASTGNTSAALAAYGTRGGMETLVLLPAGKVAAGKVAQASLHGARILEVDGNFDACLDIVQDLASRGEVYLLNSLNPFRLEGQKTIGLEILEAFQADYDAFPDRIVLPVGNAGNTSALYKAFRELVQAGALEPEEVPKLTGVQAEGAAPMVEAIENDADEVRRWDDVETRATAIRIGNPVNAPKALPGIRETGGTAISVSDEEITDAQRDLAREGIGVEPASAASVAGLRKLRAEGIVDDDERVACLTTGHLLKDPDAAAAAGGDPEPVPADTDGVLAHLEE